One window from the genome of Vidua chalybeata isolate OUT-0048 chromosome 3, bVidCha1 merged haplotype, whole genome shotgun sequence encodes:
- the HBS1L gene encoding HBS1-like protein isoform X6, protein MYLQYCSFLCALASLTYANYFEDDDVYGQSVEDDYCISPSTAAQFIYSKRDKPAAFAEPLEEEYGCEGTDAAADCFTPTHQLTEVDRARLHSCLDQMREVLAESIPEQAMVQAVLDTKFDVQKALDLVLSQGSKQNAKTKNKDAVILAKTTKGDLHCCPRMCVDTNSFSCAVDNFADNTNKPEFGNLTAKSDSALYSLTTNFEKSNIPSCERKGLKSSSLVLSSAFSDDLCKGSFCAPVNKQAEKQLPESANAVSLVSGSQDVYSSIGSNPLECKETQDLKSLLMQNVVCDSLSPEHSIPLFSSKTSDCNRKANFYSPPCLASALGNSALDNEVSYTINKKNELLENFSSLAKSRKQESLSSDMAALPVLRSGSTSLADLLQEHQESSASHCYSLADLYTQSTASLTDRNLGSSSLSQLGSQPHTSGGMPELTGSLSSLALSEVCPVKEVENLSLSDLIAETIEIDKTQQRMDLPMHNVIELRPSQGTNIDLSVLVKSADVSTEKSMVGQSNILSPETKIVKEKQGKCSGFAKTNRKPKKGHGLKRQDLSLSWIKALRARPSAFALTLCLRYPPKGYKRRTVGIHKTFLYSRQVQDVKPKETSPTLAITPFDFKSASPDDIVKANQRKAFTRQ, encoded by the exons ATGTACCTGCAGTACTGCAGCTTTCTTTGTGCCTTGGCCTCATTAACTTACGCAAACT ACTTTGAAGATGATGATGTGTATGGCCAATCAGTAGAAGATGATTATTGCATTTCTCCTTCAACAG CAGCTCAATTTATTTACTCCAAACGAGACAAACCAGCTGCGTTTGCTGAGCCATTAGAAGAAGAATATGGCTGTGAAGGtactgatgctgctgctgattgTTTTACACCCACTCATCAGTTGACTGAAGTTGATAGAG CCCGCCTTCATTCATGCCTTGATCAAATGAGAGAAGTTTTGGCAGAATCCATACCAGAACAAGCAATGGTGCAAGCAGTACTGGATACTAAATTTGATGTACAAAAGGCTTTGGATCTTGTGCTTTCGCAAGGCAGTAAGCAAAATGCGAAGACCAAGAATAAGGATGCTGTGATTTTAGCAAAGACTACAAAAG GAGACTTACATTGTTGTCCAAGAATGTGTGTTGATACAAACAGTTTCTCTTGTGCAGTAGACAATTTTGCTGACAACACCAACAAACCTGAGTTTGGAAACTTGACAGCCAAAAGTGATTCAGCTCTTTATTCTTTAACtacaaattttgaaaaatccaaTATACCTTCATGTGAAAGGAAAGGATTGAAATCTTCTTCACTGGTTCTGTCATCTGCGTTCAGTGATGATTTGTGTAAAGGATCATTTTGTGCACCTGTGAATAAACAAGCAGAGAAGCAACTACCAGAAAGTGCTAATGCAGTAAGTTTGGTTTCTGGCAGTCAAGATGTTTACTCTAGCATAGGAAGTAACCCACTGGAGTGCAAGGAAACACAGGACTTGAAATCCTTGCTGATGCAGAATGTGGTTTGTGATTCTCTGAGTCCTGAACACAgcattcctcttttttcctcaaagaCTTCTGATTGtaatagaaaagcaaatttttataGTCCTCCATGTTTGGCAAGTGCTTTAGGAAACTCGGCTCTTGATAATGAAGTCAGTTAtactataaataaaaagaatgaacttcttgaaaatttttcttcacttgCAAAAAGTAGAAAGCAAGAAAGCCTCTCTTCAGACATGGCTGCTTTGCCAGTGTTAAGATCTGGAAGTACATCATTGGCTGACTTGCTTCAGGAGCACCAGGAAAGCAGTGCTAGCCACTGTTACTCTTTGGCTGATCTTTACACCCAGTCAACAGCAAGTCTCACTGATAGGAATTTGGGAAGCTCATCATTATCACAGCTAGGAAGTCAACCCCATACTTCAGGTGGGATGCCAGAGCTAACAGGATCTTTATCTTCTCTAGCCCTTTCTGAAGTTTGTCCAGTAAAGGAGGTTGAGAATTTATCACTCTCAGATTTAATAGCAGAGACTATTGAAATAGATAAAACTCAGCAAAGGATGGACTTGCCCATGCACAATGTAATTGAATTGAGGCCCTCCCAAGGAACCAACATTGATTTAAGTGTCCTTGTAAAAAGTGCAGATGTATCTACAGAGAAAAGTATGGTAGGACAGTCAAATATCTTAAGTCCTGAAACGaaaattgtaaaagaaaaacaaggaaaatgttctggttttgccaaaacaaacagaaaacccaaaaaagggCATGGTCTTAAGAGGCAGGATTTGTCCCTTTCATGGATAAAGGCGCTGCGTGCAAGACcttcagcttttgctttaaCGTTGTGCCTCCGTTATCCCCCAAAAGGGTATAAGCGGCGCACAGTTGGGATACACAAAACTTTCCTATACAGTAGACAAGTACAAGATGTAAAACCCAAGGAAACCAGTCCTACACTAGCCATAACACCATTTGATTTCAAATCGGCATCTCCTGATGATATTGTGAAAGCTAAccaaagaaaagcttttacaagacagtaa